In Candidatus Methylomirabilota bacterium, one DNA window encodes the following:
- a CDS encoding ABC transporter permease, which produces MKQYVLRRVMLAVPTLLLVSIIVFLMMRLMPGDVATRMVEGHAYAPTLEALRRDLGLDRPIATQYLEWMGGIVLRGDFGHSYWTRLPILEEFVRRFPVTLELALLTILVSVVIGILVGIVSAVRQDTAADYLGRVFAILALSVPYFGLAVVVVVVPSIYFKWTPVWTYVPFTSDPLANLKIMIVPALVFGVTRAGPIMRIMRSSLLEVLRQEYIRTAWSKGLSERTIVLRHGLKNAMIPVLTLVGLQTPLYIGGSVIIEAIFRLPGVGLFFFEALMRLDYPVVQAVNLIVAAMVVGLNLLIDFAYAFLDPRIRYR; this is translated from the coding sequence ATGAAGCAGTACGTCCTGCGGCGGGTGATGCTGGCGGTCCCCACCCTGCTGCTCGTGAGCATCATCGTGTTCCTGATGATGCGGCTGATGCCGGGCGACGTCGCCACCCGCATGGTGGAAGGCCACGCCTATGCCCCGACCCTGGAGGCCCTGCGTCGTGACCTCGGCCTCGACCGGCCGATCGCCACCCAATACTTAGAGTGGATGGGGGGCATCGTCCTGCGCGGAGACTTCGGGCATTCGTACTGGACTCGTCTGCCGATCCTCGAGGAGTTCGTGCGCCGCTTCCCGGTGACCCTCGAGTTGGCCCTGCTCACCATCCTGGTCTCGGTGGTGATCGGGATCCTGGTAGGGATCGTGTCGGCCGTCCGCCAGGACACCGCCGCCGATTACCTGGGGCGGGTCTTCGCCATCCTGGCCCTGTCGGTGCCGTACTTCGGCCTGGCGGTGGTGGTCGTGGTCGTGCCGTCGATCTACTTCAAGTGGACCCCGGTCTGGACCTACGTGCCCTTCACCAGCGATCCGCTCGCCAACCTCAAGATCATGATCGTCCCGGCCCTGGTGTTCGGCGTCACGCGGGCGGGTCCCATCATGCGGATCATGCGGTCCTCGCTGCTGGAGGTGCTGCGTCAGGAGTACATCCGCACGGCCTGGTCGAAGGGGCTGAGCGAGCGGACCATCGTGCTGCGCCATGGACTCAAGAACGCGATGATTCCCGTGCTCACCCTGGTGGGCCTGCAGACGCCGCTCTACATCGGGGGGTCCGTGATCATCGAGGCCATCTTTCGCCTACCCGGCGTGGGCCTGTTCTTTTTCGAAGCGTTGATGCGGCTCGACTACCCGGTGGTGCAGGCCGTGAACCTCATCGTGGCGGCGATGGTGGTCGGGCTCAACCTCCTCATCGACTTCGCGTATGCGTTCCTGGATCCGCGCATCCGGTATCGTTAG
- a CDS encoding ABC transporter permease has product MATVAPAPVPAVAVELRALPPARAWYLDVWVQMVRRKPLGTCGGVIVLGMLAAALLADVLTPYGFAETSLRERLVPTSAAHWLGTDHLGRDLLTRLLYGARISLYVGFGAVGLGSVLATLIGVLCAYFGGRADLLVQRGVDAWMAFPPLLLLMSIMSLVGPSVLNITLVLGVAFGVQNSRVIRGVALAIKEHTYIEGARAAGAGHARITMGHILPNVLPTIIVVATTGLSTVILVEASLSFLGLGIPPPYPTWGGMLSLAGLDYMYQAPWLAIWPAVALSLAVFGFNMLGDGLRDLLDPRLKGG; this is encoded by the coding sequence ATGGCAACGGTTGCGCCCGCGCCCGTTCCGGCTGTCGCCGTCGAGCTTCGGGCGCTGCCGCCGGCCCGGGCGTGGTATCTCGACGTCTGGGTCCAGATGGTGCGCCGCAAGCCGCTGGGGACGTGCGGCGGCGTGATCGTGCTCGGCATGCTCGCCGCCGCGCTGCTGGCCGACGTCCTCACGCCGTATGGCTTCGCCGAGACGAGCCTGCGCGAGCGACTCGTTCCCACGAGCGCCGCCCACTGGCTCGGCACCGATCACCTGGGCCGCGACCTGCTCACCCGTCTCCTCTACGGGGCGCGGATCTCGCTGTATGTCGGCTTCGGCGCGGTCGGCCTGGGCAGCGTGCTGGCCACCCTGATCGGCGTGCTGTGCGCCTATTTCGGCGGGCGGGCCGATCTCCTCGTGCAGCGTGGCGTGGACGCGTGGATGGCGTTCCCGCCGCTCCTACTGTTGATGTCGATCATGTCCCTGGTGGGGCCCAGCGTGCTCAACATCACGCTCGTCCTGGGCGTGGCCTTCGGCGTCCAGAACTCACGCGTCATCCGGGGTGTCGCGCTGGCGATCAAGGAGCACACCTACATCGAAGGGGCCCGAGCGGCCGGCGCCGGCCACGCCCGCATCACCATGGGGCACATCCTGCCCAACGTGCTGCCAACGATCATCGTGGTGGCGACGACCGGGCTGTCGACGGTCATCCTGGTGGAGGCCAGCCTGTCGTTCCTGGGTCTGGGCATCCCCCCGCCCTACCCGACCTGGGGAGGCATGCTCTCGCTGGCCGGGCTGGACTACATGTACCAGGCGCCCTGGCTGGCCATCTGGCCCGCGGTGGCCCTGTCGCTCGCCGTCTTCGGCTTCAACATGCTGGGGGACGGCCTGCGTGACCTGCTGGATCCGCGGCTCAAGGGCGGCTGA
- a CDS encoding Ku protein, whose protein sequence is MPPRGIVSTMPPHSIGSGTISFGLVSIPVKMYTATSSAAVSFNMLHAKCGTRVRQQMLCPTCNVVVDRADLVRGYEFAKDQYARVADQELKALEGEASKIIDIAEFVPLDKVDPIYFERTYYLGPDKGGEKAYRLLADAMAKSGRVALAKFVMRGKESLVLIRSAQDGLMLHTMYFADEVRDFGEVDKGQSAKIKGGEMELAQQLIDGLTNDEFKPEQYADEYRQRVLDLINRKVQGQEVTVAAPAAPRAQVVDLMEALKESLAKRKPPAKVPAKRAEPSRAEPVRAARRAQGKR, encoded by the coding sequence GTGCCCCCGCGTGGTATCGTTTCGACCATGCCGCCGCACTCCATCGGCTCCGGCACGATCTCGTTCGGACTGGTTTCGATCCCCGTGAAGATGTACACGGCGACTTCTTCAGCCGCGGTGTCCTTCAACATGCTCCATGCGAAGTGCGGCACGCGGGTGCGCCAGCAAATGCTGTGTCCGACATGTAACGTCGTCGTCGACCGCGCCGACCTGGTGCGCGGCTACGAGTTCGCCAAGGACCAGTACGCCCGGGTCGCCGATCAGGAGCTGAAGGCTCTGGAGGGCGAGGCCTCGAAGATCATCGACATCGCCGAGTTCGTTCCGCTCGACAAGGTCGATCCCATCTACTTCGAGCGGACGTACTATCTCGGGCCCGACAAAGGCGGCGAGAAGGCCTACCGCCTGCTGGCCGACGCCATGGCCAAGAGCGGGCGGGTGGCGCTGGCCAAGTTCGTCATGCGCGGCAAGGAGAGCCTGGTGCTGATCCGCTCGGCCCAGGATGGGCTCATGCTGCACACGATGTACTTCGCGGACGAGGTACGGGACTTCGGCGAGGTCGACAAGGGGCAATCGGCCAAGATCAAGGGCGGCGAGATGGAGCTGGCCCAACAGCTCATCGACGGCCTGACCAACGACGAGTTCAAGCCCGAGCAGTACGCCGACGAGTACCGCCAGCGTGTCCTCGACCTCATCAACCGGAAGGTCCAGGGCCAGGAGGTGACGGTGGCGGCGCCGGCGGCGCCGCGCGCCCAGGTGGTCGACCTGATGGAGGCGCTCAAGGAAAGTCTGGCCAAGCGCAAGCCGCCCGCCAAGGTGCCCGCCAAGCGCGCCGAGCCGTCTCGGGCAGAGCCCGTCCGCGCCGCCCGCCGCGCTCAGGGCAAGAGGTAG
- the ligD gene encoding DNA ligase D, producing MKPLATLRARLDRADAPRRDVTPSRAPVMLATLVDKPFSGAGWLFEPKYDGVRLLAFRDGARVELYMRSGQEVTARYPELTTALRALPLERFLIDGEIVALDEAGRPSFQRLQARMGLTRPADVERARALVPVSGVFFDALALDGRDLRGLPLSERKACLALLLPPRGGLGYGAHVDEQGEEFFRACCARHLEGVVAKKADSRYVGGRSRDWLKIKCQQRQEFVIGGYTEPQGSRGYFGALHLGLYEGDRLVYVSKVGTGFDAKTLKQVWERLAPLRRPTSPFAAGTPTGRGHHWVEPTLVAEVRFTEWTDDGGLRHPAFLGLREDKHARDCRREVPMPLGGADDGRRVTISNPGKIFFPTDGYTKADLVAYYESIAPWLLPYLRDRPVVLTRYPDGIDGKSFYQKDAPKSAPSWVPTVRIRAEEVNRDIDYVVVSDVDVLRWVINLGTIPLHVWASRVPTLERPDWLVLDLDPKGAPFTSVVAVALTLRRILERLQLPSYVKTSGKTGLHIFVPLGARYPYEQVRAFARLLATLAVEAEPRIATVERPLRARGGKVYVDWGQNGRGQTVVAPFAVRPLPGAPISCPLAWNEVTAQLDPRSFTIKNARARAEDPGDPMRAVLTEGIDIAAALTRIEREPGAGHARGRLRPKG from the coding sequence GTGAAGCCACTGGCCACCCTGCGCGCCCGCCTGGACCGCGCCGATGCCCCCCGCCGCGACGTGACGCCGTCGCGCGCGCCGGTCATGCTGGCGACCCTGGTGGACAAGCCGTTCTCGGGGGCCGGCTGGCTGTTCGAGCCGAAGTACGACGGCGTCCGCCTGCTCGCCTTCCGCGACGGCGCCCGGGTAGAGCTCTACATGCGGAGCGGCCAGGAGGTGACGGCCCGCTATCCCGAGCTGACGACAGCCCTGCGCGCGCTCCCGCTCGAGCGCTTCCTCATCGATGGCGAGATCGTGGCGCTGGACGAGGCGGGTCGGCCGTCGTTTCAGCGGTTGCAGGCGCGCATGGGGCTCACCCGCCCGGCCGATGTCGAGCGGGCCCGAGCGCTGGTGCCCGTGAGCGGCGTGTTCTTCGATGCCCTGGCCCTGGACGGGCGCGACCTGCGAGGGCTGCCCTTGAGCGAGCGCAAGGCGTGCCTGGCGCTCCTGCTGCCGCCCCGCGGCGGGCTGGGCTACGGCGCGCACGTCGACGAGCAAGGGGAGGAGTTCTTCCGGGCGTGCTGCGCCCGGCACCTGGAGGGCGTCGTGGCCAAGAAGGCCGACAGCCGCTACGTGGGCGGGCGCAGCCGGGACTGGCTCAAGATCAAGTGCCAGCAGCGCCAGGAGTTCGTCATCGGCGGGTACACCGAGCCGCAGGGCTCGCGCGGCTACTTCGGGGCCCTGCACCTGGGGCTGTACGAGGGAGACCGTCTCGTGTACGTCTCCAAGGTCGGCACCGGCTTCGATGCCAAGACCCTCAAGCAGGTGTGGGAGCGGCTCGCGCCGCTACGGCGGCCGACCTCGCCGTTCGCCGCCGGCACGCCGACGGGCCGCGGCCATCACTGGGTCGAGCCCACGCTGGTGGCCGAGGTCCGCTTCACCGAGTGGACCGACGACGGAGGTCTGCGGCATCCGGCCTTCCTCGGCCTGCGCGAGGACAAACACGCTCGCGATTGCCGGCGCGAGGTCCCGATGCCGCTGGGCGGCGCCGACGACGGCCGGCGGGTGACCATCAGCAACCCCGGCAAGATCTTCTTCCCCACCGACGGGTATACCAAGGCCGACCTGGTCGCCTATTACGAGTCTATCGCGCCCTGGCTCCTGCCCTATCTCCGGGACCGGCCCGTGGTTCTGACCCGGTATCCCGACGGGATCGACGGCAAGTCCTTCTATCAGAAGGACGCCCCGAAATCCGCGCCGTCGTGGGTGCCCACGGTCCGCATCCGAGCCGAAGAGGTGAACCGCGACATCGACTACGTCGTCGTGAGCGACGTGGACGTCCTGCGCTGGGTGATCAACCTGGGCACGATCCCGCTGCACGTGTGGGCGTCGCGGGTCCCCACCCTGGAGCGGCCCGACTGGCTCGTGCTGGACCTCGACCCCAAGGGCGCTCCGTTCACCAGCGTGGTGGCGGTGGCCCTGACCCTCCGGCGGATCCTCGAGCGCCTGCAGCTGCCGAGCTACGTCAAGACATCGGGCAAGACGGGGCTGCACATCTTCGTGCCCCTGGGCGCCCGCTACCCGTATGAGCAGGTGCGGGCCTTTGCCCGGCTGCTGGCCACCCTGGCGGTCGAGGCCGAGCCGCGCATCGCCACCGTCGAACGCCCGCTGCGCGCGCGCGGCGGGAAGGTCTACGTGGACTGGGGGCAGAACGGCCGGGGCCAGACGGTGGTGGCCCCGTTCGCGGTGCGTCCGCTCCCCGGCGCCCCCATCTCGTGCCCGCTCGCCTGGAACGAGGTGACGGCCCAGCTCGATCCCCGGAGCTTCACGATCAAGAACGCGCGAGCCCGCGCGGAGGACCCCGGTGACCCCATGCGCGCCGTGCTGACCGAGGGGATCGACATCGCCGCGGCCCTGACGCGGATCGAGCGTGAGCCCGGCGCCGGCCACGCCCGCGGCCGGCTCAGGCCGAAGGGCTGA
- a CDS encoding DUF72 domain-containing protein: protein MKAWVGTSGYNYREWKGTFYPADLPAARMLAFYAEQFSVVEINATFYRMPTAKTLAGWAAATPPGFRFALKAPQRITHFARLRDVDEPVRYFCDAARTLGDKLGPLLFQLPPNFPCDLSRIADLLALLPAGLACAFEFRHASWFADEVYERLRARNAALCIADTEAGTTPLVPTADFGYLRLRDEGYDDADHRGWADTISSLGQGWRDAYVFFKHEESGTGPAFARRLAGLLSPSA from the coding sequence GTGAAGGCCTGGGTGGGGACGTCCGGCTACAACTACCGCGAGTGGAAAGGCACCTTCTATCCGGCGGATCTGCCCGCCGCGCGGATGCTCGCCTTCTACGCCGAACAGTTCTCCGTGGTCGAGATCAACGCGACGTTCTACCGGATGCCCACGGCCAAGACCCTGGCGGGCTGGGCCGCCGCCACGCCGCCCGGGTTTCGGTTCGCGCTCAAGGCGCCCCAGCGCATCACCCACTTCGCGCGGCTGCGCGACGTCGACGAGCCAGTCCGGTACTTCTGCGACGCCGCCCGCACGCTCGGCGACAAGCTCGGCCCGCTACTGTTCCAGCTGCCGCCGAACTTTCCGTGTGACCTCAGCAGGATCGCCGATCTGCTGGCCCTGCTGCCGGCCGGGCTGGCCTGCGCCTTCGAGTTCCGTCACGCTTCCTGGTTCGCCGACGAGGTCTACGAGCGGCTGCGGGCCCGCAATGCCGCCCTGTGTATCGCCGACACCGAAGCGGGGACGACCCCCCTGGTGCCCACGGCCGACTTCGGGTACCTGCGGCTGCGCGATGAGGGGTACGACGACGCCGACCATCGCGGCTGGGCCGACACGATCAGCAGTCTCGGCCAGGGCTGGCGGGACGCCTACGTGTTCTTCAAGCACGAGGAGTCGGGCACCGGCCCGGCCTTCGCCCGCCGGCTCGCCGGGTTGCTCAGCCCTTCGGCCTGA
- a CDS encoding aldo/keto reductase: MERRRLGRSGLEVPVIGMGTWQTFDVREPGLVQPVTDAVMTHGGIFFDSSPMYGNAERVLAATLGPRRADVIVATKVWASTAREGREQIRRALAWYGDHVDLYQIHNLQAWQTHLPYLEELKSQSRIRAIGITHWSAACFDEMAAIVATGRVDAIQVPYNPREREIERGLLPLAAARGVGVVLMRPLGQGTLARRPPPARELAFLEAYGLSTWAQALLNWGVSDPRTSVSIPATRDVAHAVDNCAVGRARRFDEAARERVAALATRP; the protein is encoded by the coding sequence GTGGAGCGGCGCCGCCTGGGCCGCAGTGGTCTCGAGGTTCCCGTCATCGGGATGGGAACCTGGCAGACCTTCGACGTCCGCGAGCCCGGCCTGGTCCAGCCGGTGACGGACGCGGTCATGACCCACGGCGGGATCTTCTTCGACTCCTCACCCATGTACGGCAATGCCGAGCGAGTGCTGGCCGCCACGCTCGGGCCGAGACGCGCGGACGTCATCGTGGCCACCAAGGTGTGGGCCAGCACGGCGCGCGAGGGGCGCGAGCAGATCCGGCGCGCCCTGGCCTGGTACGGCGATCACGTCGACCTCTACCAGATCCACAACCTGCAAGCGTGGCAGACGCACCTGCCCTACCTGGAGGAGCTGAAGAGCCAGAGTCGCATCCGCGCCATCGGCATCACGCACTGGAGCGCCGCCTGCTTCGACGAGATGGCGGCCATCGTCGCCACGGGCCGCGTCGACGCGATCCAGGTGCCGTACAACCCCCGGGAGCGGGAGATCGAGCGGGGGCTCCTGCCCCTGGCGGCGGCTCGCGGTGTCGGGGTCGTGCTGATGCGTCCCCTCGGTCAGGGGACGCTGGCCCGTCGGCCGCCGCCGGCCCGGGAGCTCGCCTTCCTCGAGGCCTACGGGCTGTCGACCTGGGCCCAGGCCCTGCTGAACTGGGGCGTCAGCGATCCGCGGACCTCCGTCAGCATTCCGGCCACCCGCGACGTCGCCCACGCGGTGGACAACTGTGCCGTCGGCCGCGCGCGTCGCTTCGATGAAGCGGCGCGCGAGCGCGTGGCCGCGCTCGCCACACGTCCGTGA
- the trpD gene encoding anthranilate phosphoribosyltransferase — protein MTSPIITEALRALVERRHLTRIEAAAAMEAIMSGAATNAQIAAFLIALRMKGETVEELIGFAQVMRQKAVRIRRRGDGVAALTGTDREMLIDTCGTGGDAAGTFNVSTATAFVVAGAGLRVAKHGNRSVSSLCGSADVVETLGINLDLGPAQVARCIDEVGIGFLYAPLLHTAMRHVMAARREMGIRTVFNMLGPLTNPASANAQVVGVYAAELTEPLARVLAELGTARAFVVHGADGLDEISNTGDSRLSEVREGTVQTFTLRPEDLGLPRASIGDLKGGDREQNADIIRALLRGEPGPKRDIVLMNAAAALVAGGRARELKEAVAVAARSIDSGAARAKLETLIGLSQRLAADKPEK, from the coding sequence ATGACGAGCCCCATCATCACCGAGGCCCTGCGGGCGCTGGTCGAGCGCCGACACCTCACGCGGATCGAGGCGGCCGCGGCCATGGAAGCGATCATGTCGGGCGCGGCCACCAACGCTCAGATCGCCGCCTTCCTGATCGCGCTCCGCATGAAAGGCGAAACGGTCGAGGAGCTGATCGGGTTCGCCCAGGTCATGCGCCAGAAGGCGGTGCGCATCCGCCGCCGCGGCGACGGCGTCGCCGCGCTGACCGGGACCGATCGCGAGATGCTCATCGACACGTGCGGCACCGGCGGCGACGCCGCCGGCACCTTCAACGTCTCGACGGCGACCGCCTTTGTCGTGGCCGGGGCCGGCCTCCGGGTGGCCAAGCACGGCAACCGCTCGGTGTCCTCCCTGTGCGGCTCGGCCGACGTGGTGGAGACGCTGGGGATCAACCTCGACCTGGGGCCGGCCCAGGTCGCCCGCTGCATCGACGAGGTCGGCATCGGTTTCCTCTATGCCCCGTTACTGCACACGGCGATGCGCCACGTCATGGCCGCCCGCCGGGAGATGGGCATCCGCACCGTCTTCAACATGCTGGGGCCGCTCACCAACCCCGCCTCCGCCAATGCGCAGGTGGTCGGCGTGTACGCGGCCGAGCTCACCGAGCCGCTGGCCCGGGTGCTGGCCGAGCTGGGCACGGCGCGCGCCTTCGTGGTCCACGGCGCCGACGGGCTCGACGAGATCTCGAACACCGGGGACAGCCGTCTCAGCGAGGTTCGCGAAGGGACGGTGCAGACCTTCACGCTGCGGCCGGAGGACCTCGGCCTGCCCCGAGCCAGCATCGGCGATCTCAAGGGCGGCGACCGGGAACAGAACGCCGACATCATTCGCGCGCTGCTGAGGGGCGAGCCCGGGCCCAAGCGGGACATCGTCCTGATGAACGCGGCGGCGGCGCTGGTGGCCGGGGGCCGGGCGCGGGAGCTGAAGGAGGCCGTGGCGGTCGCGGCTCGCTCCATCGACAGCGGGGCGGCGCGCGCCAAGCTCGAGACCCTCATCGGCCTCAGTCAGCGGCTGGCCGCCGACAAGCCGGAAAAATAA
- a CDS encoding ATP-binding protein — protein MQTLAVLVIATLAAAVGGLAVWVFTLRRRVHGLERDLQNARAQAERLSRLGALGEMASSFAHAFNDVLTPVIGRTQLLIQRVRDPQLREWLDTIERAALDGAQTVRRIQEFMRARRDEPATAVDLLTTLRQAIQATASRRPGVHFQEQLDHLPPITGDPQSMQHALAHILANAVDAAPDGGVVTVSAQMEGGEAIVSVTDTGSGMTPGVQARVFEPFFTTKPGATGLGLCLAHGIVARHGGQIEIDSTAGRGTTVRVKFLVEGVSRAEPAASAPAAHTPSGPTRCLVVDDDPQVRQMISDILSNAGHGVVMAVDGADGIDKFKNDSSFDVVVTDLAMPKLNGLQLARMCKTLRPSVPVVMLTGWGVLLTEDELAEHGVDEVLSKPVRMDQLLSTLTAVLARTASA, from the coding sequence ATGCAGACGCTGGCGGTGCTCGTCATCGCGACGCTGGCCGCGGCCGTGGGGGGCCTGGCGGTCTGGGTCTTCACGCTGCGCCGGCGGGTGCACGGCCTGGAGCGCGACCTCCAGAACGCCCGGGCCCAGGCCGAGCGACTGAGCCGGCTGGGGGCCCTCGGCGAGATGGCCTCGAGCTTCGCTCACGCCTTCAACGACGTGCTCACGCCGGTCATCGGGCGCACGCAACTGCTCATTCAGCGCGTGAGAGACCCGCAGCTCCGCGAATGGCTGGACACGATCGAGCGGGCTGCGCTGGACGGGGCCCAAACGGTACGCCGGATCCAGGAGTTCATGCGGGCCCGGCGCGACGAGCCGGCGACGGCGGTGGATCTGCTGACCACGCTCCGCCAGGCCATCCAGGCCACGGCGTCGCGGCGTCCCGGTGTGCACTTCCAGGAGCAGCTGGACCATCTGCCCCCGATCACCGGCGACCCCCAGAGCATGCAGCATGCGCTGGCCCACATCCTGGCCAACGCGGTGGACGCCGCGCCCGACGGCGGCGTCGTGACCGTCTCGGCCCAGATGGAGGGGGGCGAGGCCATCGTCAGCGTCACCGACACCGGCTCGGGGATGACGCCCGGGGTGCAGGCACGGGTCTTCGAGCCGTTCTTCACCACCAAGCCCGGAGCCACCGGGCTCGGGCTCTGCCTGGCTCACGGGATCGTGGCCCGCCACGGCGGGCAGATCGAGATCGACAGCACCGCCGGCCGGGGCACGACGGTGCGGGTCAAGTTCCTGGTCGAGGGCGTGTCGCGGGCCGAGCCCGCGGCCTCGGCGCCCGCCGCGCACACGCCGAGCGGCCCGACCCGGTGCCTGGTGGTGGATGACGACCCTCAGGTGCGCCAGATGATCAGCGACATTCTCTCCAACGCCGGGCACGGCGTCGTCATGGCCGTCGATGGCGCGGACGGCATCGACAAGTTCAAGAACGACTCGTCCTTCGACGTCGTGGTGACCGATCTGGCCATGCCCAAGCTCAACGGGCTGCAGCTGGCGCGCATGTGCAAGACGCTCCGCCCCTCGGTGCCGGTGGTCATGTTGACGGGCTGGGGGGTGCTGCTGACGGAGGACGAGCTGGCCGAGCACGGAGTGGACGAAGTCCTCTCCAAGCCCGTGCGCATGGACCAGCTCCTCAGCACCCTGACGGCGGTGCTGGCGCGGACGGCGAGCGCCTAG
- a CDS encoding acyl-CoA dehydrogenase family protein: protein MKTEFQLTDEQRMIRDLARKVARERIAPFAADVDERERYPEEAMRAIIDAGLFGIWVPEEYGGSDLGCLALALVCEEIAWACAASATQYLDQPLGGLPILTFGTPEQKKKYLPRLATGELLAAYSLSEPEAGSDAAALKTTAIRRGDHYVLNGTKQWCTNGDHADFICVFATVDPSRRAKGVTAFLVDKTTPGFTVGRKERKLGIRGSPTVALHFNDCRVPVEQRLGGEGQGFSIAMQTLDTTRPATGAMAVGIGQAALDAAVGYARERRQFGQRIADFQGIQFMLADMAMQIHAARLMVHHAARQVDAGIRGNTYEASMAKCWAGDAAMKVTTDAVQIFGGYGYTRDFPVERFMRDAKIMQIYEGTNQIQRVIIARELLGE, encoded by the coding sequence ATGAAGACGGAGTTCCAGCTGACCGACGAGCAGCGGATGATCCGCGACCTCGCGCGGAAAGTCGCGCGCGAGCGGATCGCCCCGTTCGCCGCCGATGTCGACGAGCGCGAGCGGTACCCCGAGGAGGCGATGCGGGCCATCATCGACGCCGGCCTGTTCGGCATCTGGGTGCCGGAAGAGTACGGAGGCAGCGACCTGGGATGCCTGGCCCTGGCCCTGGTCTGCGAGGAGATCGCCTGGGCCTGCGCGGCGTCGGCCACCCAGTATCTCGACCAGCCCCTGGGGGGCCTGCCCATCCTGACCTTCGGGACGCCGGAGCAGAAGAAGAAATACCTGCCCCGGCTCGCCACCGGCGAGCTGCTGGCCGCCTACTCGCTGTCGGAGCCGGAGGCCGGCTCCGACGCCGCCGCCCTCAAGACGACCGCGATCCGCCGCGGGGACCACTACGTGTTGAACGGCACCAAGCAGTGGTGCACCAATGGCGATCACGCGGACTTCATCTGCGTGTTCGCCACCGTCGACCCGTCCCGGCGCGCCAAGGGCGTCACGGCGTTCCTCGTCGACAAGACCACGCCTGGCTTCACCGTGGGCCGGAAGGAGCGGAAGCTGGGCATCCGCGGCTCGCCCACGGTGGCCCTGCACTTCAACGATTGCCGCGTGCCCGTGGAGCAGCGACTGGGCGGCGAGGGGCAGGGTTTCAGCATCGCCATGCAGACGCTGGACACGACCCGCCCCGCCACCGGGGCGATGGCCGTGGGCATCGGCCAGGCCGCTCTGGACGCCGCCGTGGGCTACGCCCGCGAGCGCCGGCAGTTCGGGCAGCGGATCGCCGACTTTCAGGGCATCCAGTTCATGCTGGCCGACATGGCCATGCAGATCCACGCCGCCCGGCTCATGGTCCACCATGCGGCTCGCCAGGTAGACGCGGGGATCCGGGGCAACACCTACGAGGCCTCGATGGCGAAGTGCTGGGCCGGGGACGCCGCCATGAAGGTCACCACCGACGCTGTGCAGATCTTCGGCGGCTACGGCTACACGCGCGATTTTCCGGTGGAGCGCTTCATGCGCGACGCCAAGATCATGCAGATCTACGAAGGCACCAACCAGATCCAGCGCGTGATCATCGCTCGCGAGCTGCTCGGTGAGTGA